A genomic segment from [Flavobacterium] thermophilum encodes:
- the ylxH gene encoding cell division inhibitor MinD has translation MVRDQAERLRRALSRPRRPASPRTIAVASGKGGVGKSNLSLNLSVSLSELGFRVLLLDMDVGMGNIDILLGQSSPLTLADWFSTRLPLSDIVKSGPGQLSYIAGGTGVAQWRTLDTAGIDYFLAELQAIASRYDYLIFDMGAGASEERLYFLKSVDDVFIVTTPEPTAVTDAYAMMKYMHAAGSEAPFSIIVNRTSCGQEGYGVFQRLKDAAARFLNKPIALLGIVPEDRVVARAVVSQMPFVLLDPKAKASQAVRQMAWRYAMGREGEPAPPGQIPRFFAMLRQFLLER, from the coding sequence ATGGTGAGAGACCAGGCGGAACGGCTTCGCCGCGCGTTAAGCCGTCCACGGCGTCCGGCTTCGCCGCGGACGATCGCGGTGGCGAGCGGAAAAGGCGGAGTCGGCAAATCGAACCTTTCGCTCAATCTTTCCGTATCGCTCTCTGAACTCGGGTTTCGCGTCCTGTTGCTCGATATGGACGTCGGCATGGGCAATATCGACATTTTGCTCGGTCAATCGTCGCCGCTTACATTGGCGGATTGGTTTTCCACTCGGCTGCCCCTTTCGGACATCGTCAAAAGCGGGCCGGGGCAACTATCATATATCGCCGGGGGGACGGGCGTTGCGCAATGGCGGACGTTGGATACGGCGGGCATCGACTATTTTTTGGCTGAACTGCAGGCCATTGCCTCGCGCTATGATTATCTCATTTTTGATATGGGGGCGGGGGCATCGGAAGAGCGTCTTTATTTTTTAAAGTCGGTCGACGATGTGTTCATCGTCACGACGCCGGAACCGACTGCGGTGACGGACGCCTATGCCATGATGAAATACATGCATGCCGCCGGCAGCGAAGCGCCGTTTTCGATCATTGTCAACCGCACGAGCTGCGGGCAAGAAGGGTATGGCGTCTTTCAGCGGCTGAAAGATGCGGCGGCGCGCTTTTTAAACAAACCGATTGCCCTGCTCGGCATTGTGCCGGAAGACCGGGTTGTCGCCCGCGCGGTCGTCAGCCAGATGCCGTTTGTCCTGCTTGACCCGAAGGCGAAGGCGAGCCAGGCCGTCCGCCAAATGGCTTGGCGCTATGCGATGGGCAGAGAGGGCGAGCCGGCGCCGCCGGGTCAAATCCCCCGCTTTTTTGCGATGCTGCGCCAATTTTTGCTAGAAAGGTAG
- the cheB gene encoding Chemotaxis response regulator protein-glutamate methylesterase, with the protein MKTIKVLVVDDSAFMRKWISDFLSEHPRLEVVGTARNGQEALDKIALLRPDVVTLDVEMPVMNGLETLRRIMHKQPLPVVMVSSTTREGAENTITAMQYGAVDFVAKPSGPISLDLYKVKDELIRKVLHASEANVRALAAHRPALAARRPPAQTARSQKTVVAIGTSTGGPRALETVLTQLPPDFAAPVVIVQHMPKGFTKSLADRLNALAAITIKEAEDGELLRNGTAYIAPGGVHLAVDEENGMLKARFDESPPRAGHRPAVDVLFESLAAIRCCRKVAVIMTGMGADGTAGLKKLKENENVKVIAEARETAVVFGMPKAAIEAGVVDAVAPLEAIAAAIVQSIGE; encoded by the coding sequence ATGAAGACGATCAAGGTGCTTGTCGTCGATGACTCGGCGTTTATGCGCAAATGGATCAGCGACTTTTTGTCCGAGCACCCACGCCTCGAAGTCGTCGGGACGGCTCGCAATGGCCAAGAGGCGCTCGACAAAATCGCCCTCTTGCGCCCGGATGTCGTCACGCTTGATGTCGAAATGCCGGTTATGAATGGGCTCGAAACGCTGCGGCGCATCATGCACAAGCAGCCGCTGCCGGTCGTCATGGTGTCGAGCACGACGAGGGAGGGGGCGGAAAACACGATCACCGCCATGCAATACGGGGCGGTGGATTTTGTCGCCAAGCCGTCTGGCCCGATTTCGCTTGATTTATACAAAGTAAAAGATGAGCTGATCCGCAAAGTGCTGCACGCAAGCGAGGCGAATGTAAGGGCGCTCGCCGCCCACCGCCCGGCGCTTGCCGCCCGGCGCCCGCCGGCCCAAACGGCGCGCAGCCAAAAAACGGTCGTCGCCATCGGCACGTCGACAGGCGGTCCGCGCGCCTTGGAAACGGTGTTGACGCAGCTGCCTCCTGATTTTGCCGCTCCGGTCGTCATCGTTCAGCATATGCCGAAAGGGTTTACGAAATCGCTTGCCGACCGGCTCAACGCACTGGCGGCGATCACGATCAAAGAGGCGGAAGACGGGGAACTGTTGCGAAATGGCACCGCCTATATCGCCCCGGGCGGCGTCCATCTTGCCGTCGATGAGGAAAACGGCATGTTAAAAGCGCGTTTCGACGAATCGCCGCCGCGAGCGGGCCATCGCCCGGCTGTTGACGTATTGTTCGAGTCGCTTGCGGCCATTCGCTGCTGCCGGAAAGTGGCGGTGATCATGACCGGCATGGGGGCGGATGGCACTGCCGGGCTGAAAAAATTGAAAGAAAACGAAAATGTGAAGGTCATTGCTGAGGCGCGCGAAACCGCTGTTGTGTTTGGCATGCCGAAAGCGGCGATTGAAGCAGGGGTTGTGGATGCCGTTGCTCCGCTTGAGGCCATCGCCGCCGCTATTGTTCAATCGATCGGGGAGTAA
- the cheA gene encoding Chemotaxis protein CheA, which yields MDMSQYLDLFIDESKEHLQTINERLLELENDPGDMALVNEIFRSAHTLKGMSATMGFEDLANLTHQMENVLDGIRNQKLAITPELLDVIFRAVDHLEAMILSIAAGGDGKRDVSETVEQLKRIEQGEGPRGRANGELPALEQAYGEFEYRVLQQAKEQGYSVYEIRVRLRDDCLLKSARVYMVFELLNQEGEVVKSTPPVDMLEEEQFDQEFLVTVVSKTPADELQKQLMGISEIDEVAVRVLDADDLSVEGEDRAAAPESPMSAAVEQAAAAQTEAGGAQTEAEAPEKQPAKHVGKTIRVNIERLDMLMNLFEELVVDRGRLEQIARDVGHAELTETVERMSRISSDLQTIILNMRMVPVETVFNRFPRMVRQLARELGKKVRLDVIGAETELDRTVIDEIGDPLVHLLRNALDHGIEAPDVRAARGKPEEGTIQLRAYHSGNHVFIEIEDDGAGISREKVLKKAISRGIVSPEAAEHLTDEQVYELIFAPGFSTADHISDISGRGVGLDVVKSTIESLGGTVAVDSRPGQGSLFSIQLPLTLSIISVLLVQIAAETYAIPLSSIMETALIRKEDVFYVHNQPVIDFRGKVVPLVRLKDVFAVPGASDDSETVPAVIVRKGEKLAALAVDSFIGQQEVVLKSLGNYLSSVFAISGATILGDGRVALIIDCNALVK from the coding sequence ATGGATATGAGCCAATATTTAGACTTGTTTATTGATGAAAGCAAAGAACATTTGCAAACGATCAACGAACGGCTGCTTGAACTCGAAAATGATCCGGGCGATATGGCGCTTGTGAATGAGATTTTCCGCTCCGCCCATACGTTAAAAGGCATGTCGGCAACGATGGGGTTTGAAGATTTGGCAAATTTGACGCATCAAATGGAGAATGTGCTCGATGGCATTCGCAACCAAAAGCTAGCCATTACCCCGGAACTGCTTGATGTCATTTTCCGAGCGGTCGACCATTTGGAAGCCATGATCCTCTCGATTGCCGCCGGCGGCGATGGAAAGCGCGATGTAAGCGAGACGGTCGAGCAGCTGAAGCGGATCGAGCAGGGGGAAGGGCCCAGGGGGCGGGCAAACGGCGAACTGCCGGCTCTCGAGCAGGCGTATGGGGAATTTGAATACCGTGTGCTGCAGCAAGCGAAAGAACAAGGATATTCCGTCTATGAAATTCGCGTCCGCCTCCGCGACGACTGCCTGTTGAAATCGGCGCGCGTGTACATGGTGTTTGAACTGCTCAATCAAGAGGGGGAGGTCGTGAAATCAACGCCGCCTGTGGACATGCTTGAGGAGGAGCAGTTTGACCAAGAGTTTCTTGTCACGGTCGTGTCGAAAACGCCGGCGGATGAGCTGCAAAAGCAGCTGATGGGCATTTCCGAAATCGATGAGGTGGCCGTTCGAGTGCTCGATGCCGATGACCTGTCCGTCGAAGGCGAAGATCGTGCCGCCGCGCCCGAATCGCCGATGTCGGCCGCCGTCGAGCAAGCCGCAGCGGCGCAAACGGAAGCCGGGGGGGCGCAAACCGAAGCCGAAGCGCCGGAAAAGCAGCCGGCCAAGCATGTGGGCAAAACGATCCGCGTCAATATTGAACGGCTCGATATGCTGATGAACTTATTTGAAGAGCTTGTCGTCGACCGCGGGCGGCTTGAGCAAATTGCCCGCGATGTCGGCCATGCCGAACTGACGGAGACGGTCGAGCGGATGTCGCGCATTTCAAGCGACTTGCAAACGATTATTTTAAACATGCGCATGGTGCCGGTGGAAACGGTGTTTAACCGCTTTCCGCGCATGGTGCGCCAGCTCGCCCGCGAGCTCGGCAAAAAAGTGCGTCTTGACGTGATCGGGGCGGAAACGGAGCTTGACCGGACGGTCATTGATGAAATCGGCGATCCGCTTGTCCATTTGCTCCGCAATGCGCTTGATCATGGCATTGAAGCGCCGGACGTCCGGGCGGCGCGCGGAAAGCCGGAGGAAGGGACGATCCAATTGCGCGCCTACCATAGCGGCAACCATGTCTTTATTGAAATCGAGGATGATGGCGCCGGTATTTCTAGGGAAAAAGTGCTGAAAAAGGCGATCAGCCGCGGCATCGTTTCGCCCGAGGCGGCTGAGCATTTAACCGATGAGCAAGTGTATGAGCTTATTTTTGCTCCCGGGTTTTCCACTGCCGATCATATTTCCGACATTTCCGGGCGCGGCGTCGGCTTGGATGTCGTCAAAAGCACCATCGAGTCGCTCGGCGGCACGGTGGCCGTCGATTCCCGGCCCGGCCAAGGGTCGCTGTTTTCCATTCAGCTGCCGCTCACGTTGTCGATCATTTCGGTGCTGCTTGTGCAAATTGCGGCGGAAACGTATGCCATCCCGCTGTCATCGATTATGGAGACGGCGCTCATTAGGAAAGAAGACGTGTTCTATGTCCATAACCAGCCGGTCATCGATTTCCGCGGCAAAGTTGTGCCGCTCGTCCGGCTGAAGGACGTGTTCGCTGTGCCGGGCGCGTCGGATGACAGCGAGACGGTGCCGGCTGTCATCGTGCGAAAAGGGGAAAAGCTGGCGGCGTTGGCGGTCGACTCGTTTATCGGCCAGCAAGAAGTCGTGTTGAAGTCGCTCGGCAACTATTTATCTTCTGTTTTCGCCATTTCAGGGGCGACGATTTTGGGAGACGGCCGGGTGGCGCTCATTATTGACTGCAACGCGCTTGTCAAATAG
- the cheW_1 gene encoding Coupling protein CheW, whose amino-acid sequence MSMSVQTDWKVIAFRLQEEEYALPVQYVRSIEKMQPITRVPGTAPYVKGVINLRGVVTPIIDLRERFGFAPEPYGEQTRMIIAAFGDIEVGLIVDAANDVLDIPAASIEPPEAIGAIGAAYICGVAKVEKRLLILLDLASVLSE is encoded by the coding sequence ATGAGCATGAGCGTGCAGACGGATTGGAAAGTGATTGCATTTCGCCTGCAAGAGGAAGAATATGCCTTGCCGGTGCAATACGTTCGTTCCATTGAAAAAATGCAGCCGATTACGCGCGTGCCGGGAACGGCTCCTTATGTCAAAGGAGTCATCAACTTGCGCGGGGTCGTCACGCCGATTATCGATTTGCGCGAGCGGTTCGGGTTTGCGCCCGAACCATACGGGGAGCAGACGCGGATGATTATCGCCGCCTTTGGGGATATCGAAGTCGGGTTGATCGTCGATGCGGCCAACGATGTTCTCGATATTCCGGCAGCGAGCATTGAGCCGCCCGAGGCGATCGGCGCCATCGGGGCCGCTTACATTTGCGGAGTGGCGAAAGTCGAGAAGCGTCTCCTCATTTTGCTCGATTTGGCAAGTGTCTTAAGTGAATAA
- the cheC gene encoding CheY-P phosphatase CheC encodes MRLDDIRNLTGTHIDILREIGNIGAGNAATALSMLLNKKIEMAVPRVQIATFAEMMELIGGPEQVVACVYLRVEGEAPGNMFFVLPPDQAEQFVRRMTGDGSFSFQGEAHELGRSALQELGNILAGSYLSALADFTRLNLHPSVPALAIDMIGAVLSFGLLELSRVGDCAILIDTAIYDDRRPNESINGHFFLLPDPESFSIIFRALGVDGG; translated from the coding sequence TTGCGGTTGGACGACATTCGCAACTTAACAGGGACACACATTGATATTTTGCGCGAAATTGGCAACATCGGGGCCGGCAACGCGGCGACCGCTTTGTCCATGCTGCTCAACAAAAAAATCGAAATGGCTGTGCCGCGCGTCCAAATTGCGACATTTGCCGAGATGATGGAGCTGATCGGCGGTCCGGAGCAAGTGGTGGCATGCGTCTATTTGCGCGTCGAAGGCGAAGCGCCGGGAAACATGTTTTTCGTGCTGCCGCCGGACCAGGCCGAGCAGTTTGTCCGCCGAATGACGGGCGATGGCTCGTTTTCGTTCCAAGGCGAAGCCCATGAGCTCGGGCGGTCGGCGCTGCAGGAACTTGGCAACATTTTGGCCGGCTCATACTTGTCGGCGCTCGCCGATTTCACCCGGTTAAACTTGCATCCGTCCGTGCCGGCGCTGGCGATCGATATGATCGGAGCGGTGCTGTCGTTTGGCTTGCTTGAGCTGTCGCGCGTCGGCGATTGCGCCATTTTGATCGATACAGCCATTTACGATGACCGGCGGCCAAACGAGAGCATTAACGGCCATTTCTTCCTTCTTCCTGACCCAGAATCATTTTCCATTATTTTTCGAGCGTTAGGTGTGGATGGGGGATGA
- the cheD gene encoding Chemoreceptor glutamine deamidase CheD, whose amino-acid sequence MKTAEAVKVGIAEMEVVVAPNVIRTCGLGSCVGVVIYDSGKAVAGMAHVMLPHSSMARGGVVNAAKYADTAVEALCKLVLAAGGRKGMLKAKLAGGAQMFSFSTVGGDMMRIGARNVEEVKKQLERLHIPVVAEDVGGHSGRTIEFNPQTGVLAIRTAAQEIKEI is encoded by the coding sequence ATGAAGACGGCAGAAGCAGTGAAGGTTGGCATTGCCGAAATGGAAGTTGTCGTGGCGCCGAACGTCATCCGCACATGCGGGCTCGGGTCGTGCGTGGGCGTCGTCATTTATGACAGCGGAAAAGCGGTTGCCGGTATGGCGCACGTGATGCTGCCGCATTCATCGATGGCGCGCGGGGGAGTTGTCAATGCCGCCAAATACGCTGATACAGCGGTGGAAGCGCTTTGTAAGCTCGTCCTGGCCGCTGGAGGACGGAAGGGCATGCTCAAAGCGAAGTTGGCCGGAGGGGCGCAAATGTTTTCGTTTTCGACAGTTGGCGGCGATATGATGCGCATTGGCGCGCGCAATGTGGAGGAAGTGAAAAAGCAGCTCGAGCGGCTTCACATTCCGGTCGTCGCCGAAGATGTCGGGGGCCATAGCGGCCGCACAATCGAATTTAATCCGCAGACGGGCGTGCTGGCCATCCGCACCGCCGCTCAAGAAATAAAGGAAATATGA
- the sigD gene encoding Sigma-28: MGSALKGEERKYWDDWVNGRDRRAAEELVQRYMPLVSYHVQRLSATLPSSVPKDELISLGLLGLYDAIEKFDPSRDLKFDTYASFRIRGAILDGLRKEDWLPRSMRDKAKKIEEAIERLEQRHMRSVTAKEIAAELGMTEEEVQAAASETFFSHWLPLGQTTVDEDEGLLAVRDDRAPLPEEQIVKQEMIEKLAEAIGQLNEKEQLVISLFYKEELTFTEIGSLLQLSTSRISQIHAKALWKLRRFFEKEP; the protein is encoded by the coding sequence ATGGGAAGCGCGCTAAAAGGAGAAGAACGGAAATATTGGGACGACTGGGTCAACGGCCGCGACCGCCGCGCGGCTGAAGAGCTCGTGCAGCGCTATATGCCGCTTGTTTCCTACCATGTGCAGCGGCTTTCGGCGACGCTGCCGAGCTCCGTGCCAAAGGATGAGTTGATCAGTCTTGGGCTCCTCGGGTTGTACGATGCGATTGAAAAGTTTGACCCATCGCGCGATTTGAAATTCGATACGTATGCATCGTTCCGCATCCGCGGCGCGATATTGGACGGTTTGCGCAAAGAAGACTGGCTGCCGCGCAGCATGCGCGATAAGGCAAAAAAAATTGAGGAAGCGATCGAGCGGCTTGAACAGCGGCACATGCGATCGGTGACGGCGAAAGAGATCGCCGCTGAGCTCGGGATGACGGAAGAGGAAGTGCAGGCGGCGGCGAGTGAAACGTTTTTTTCCCATTGGCTGCCGCTCGGGCAGACGACCGTCGACGAAGATGAAGGACTGTTGGCGGTTCGCGACGACCGCGCTCCGCTTCCCGAGGAGCAAATCGTTAAGCAGGAAATGATCGAAAAGCTGGCTGAAGCCATCGGACAGCTGAATGAAAAAGAGCAGCTCGTCATCAGTTTGTTTTACAAAGAAGAGCTGACGTTTACGGAAATCGGAAGTCTTTTGCAGCTGTCGACATCAAGAATTTCGCAAATTCATGCCAAAGCGCTGTGGAAATTGCGCCGCTTTTTTGAAAAAGAGCCATGA
- the rpsB gene encoding BS2a codes for MSVISMKQLLEAGVHFGHQTRRWNPKMKKYIFTERNGIYIIDLQKTVKKVEEAYNFVRELAANGGKILFVGTKKQAQESVKEEAERCGMFYVNQRWLGGTLTNFATIQKRIKRLREIEKMEEDGIFDILPKKEVIRLKKEKERLEKFLGGIKDMKELPDALFVIDPRKERIAVAEARKLNIPIIGIVDTNCDPDEIDYVIPANDDAIRAVKLLTSKIADAVLEAKQGEEAAVAAE; via the coding sequence ATGTCGGTTATTTCGATGAAACAACTGCTTGAAGCTGGCGTCCACTTTGGACATCAGACGCGCCGTTGGAATCCGAAGATGAAAAAATACATTTTCACGGAGCGCAACGGCATCTATATCATCGACTTGCAAAAAACGGTGAAAAAAGTCGAGGAAGCATACAACTTCGTCCGCGAATTGGCGGCGAATGGCGGCAAAATTTTGTTCGTCGGCACGAAAAAACAAGCGCAAGAGTCGGTGAAGGAAGAAGCGGAACGCTGCGGCATGTTTTATGTCAACCAACGCTGGCTCGGCGGCACGCTGACGAACTTCGCTACGATCCAAAAGCGGATCAAACGGCTGCGTGAAATTGAAAAAATGGAAGAAGATGGGATATTTGACATTCTGCCGAAAAAAGAAGTCATTCGCTTGAAAAAAGAAAAAGAGCGTCTTGAGAAGTTTTTGGGCGGCATTAAAGACATGAAAGAACTGCCGGATGCGCTGTTTGTCATCGACCCGCGCAAAGAACGGATTGCAGTGGCGGAAGCGCGCAAGTTGAACATCCCGATCATCGGCATTGTCGACACGAACTGCGATCCGGATGAGATCGACTACGTCATTCCGGCGAACGACGACGCCATCCGCGCCGTCAAACTGTTGACGTCGAAAATCGCCGATGCGGTGCTTGAGGCGAAACAAGGCGAAGAAGCCGCTGTGGCAGCAGAGTAA
- the tsf gene encoding Elongation factor Ts, giving the protein MAITAQMVKELREKTGAGMMDCKKALTETNGDMEKAIDWLREKGIAKAAKKADRIAAEGMTYVAAEGNTAVILEVNSETDFVAKNESFQTLVKELAAHLLKQKPASLDEALGQTMDNGATVQDYINEAIAKIGEKITLRRFAVVNKADGETFGAYLHMGGRISVLTLLAGNASEEVAKDVAMHIAALHPKYVSREDVPQEEIAHEREVLKQQALNEGKPEKIVEKMVEGRLNKFYEDVCLLEQAFVKNPDVTVRQYVESNGATVKQFIRYEVGEGLEKRQDNFAEEVMSQVRKQ; this is encoded by the coding sequence ATGGCAATTACAGCACAAATGGTCAAAGAGCTGCGCGAAAAAACGGGCGCAGGCATGATGGACTGCAAAAAAGCGCTCACCGAAACAAACGGCGACATGGAAAAGGCGATCGACTGGCTGCGTGAAAAAGGGATCGCCAAAGCGGCGAAAAAAGCGGACCGCATCGCGGCGGAAGGAATGACGTACGTCGCTGCTGAAGGCAACACAGCCGTTATTTTGGAAGTGAACTCGGAAACGGACTTCGTCGCCAAAAACGAGTCGTTCCAAACGCTCGTCAAAGAGCTGGCCGCCCACTTGCTGAAACAAAAGCCGGCTTCGCTTGACGAGGCGCTCGGGCAAACGATGGACAACGGCGCGACCGTCCAAGACTACATCAACGAAGCGATCGCTAAAATTGGTGAAAAAATTACGCTTCGCCGCTTTGCCGTCGTCAACAAAGCGGACGGCGAAACGTTCGGTGCGTACTTGCACATGGGCGGGCGCATCAGCGTATTAACGTTATTAGCCGGCAACGCCAGCGAAGAGGTCGCCAAAGACGTGGCCATGCATATCGCCGCGCTCCATCCGAAATATGTTTCGCGCGAGGATGTGCCGCAGGAAGAGATTGCGCATGAGCGTGAAGTGTTGAAGCAGCAAGCCTTAAACGAAGGCAAGCCGGAGAAAATCGTTGAAAAAATGGTCGAAGGCCGGCTGAACAAGTTTTACGAAGACGTTTGCCTGCTTGAGCAAGCGTTCGTGAAAAACCCGGATGTGACGGTGCGCCAATACGTCGAATCGAACGGAGCAACAGTCAAGCAGTTCATCCGTTACGAAGTCGGCGAAGGGCTCGAAAAACGCCAAGACAATTTCGCTGAAGAAGTCATGAGCCAAGTCAGAAAGCAGTGA
- the pyrH gene encoding Uridylate kinase, with protein MEQPKYRRVVLKLSGEALAGKQGFGIQPAVIQSIARQVKEVAELGVEIAIVVGGGNIWRGKTGSEMGMDRATADYMGMLATVMNSLALQDSLEQLGVETRVQTSIEMRQVAEPYIRRRAIRHLEKKRVVIFAAGTGNPYFSTDTTAALRAAEIEADVILMAKNNVDGVYSADPNVDANAVKYDELSYLDVIKQGLGVMDSTASSLCMDNNIPLIVFSIMEEGNIKRAVLGENIGTIVRGK; from the coding sequence ATGGAACAGCCAAAATATCGACGTGTCGTATTAAAATTAAGCGGGGAAGCGCTCGCCGGAAAGCAAGGGTTTGGCATTCAGCCGGCGGTGATCCAGTCGATCGCCAGACAAGTGAAAGAAGTGGCTGAGCTTGGCGTGGAAATCGCCATCGTGGTCGGCGGCGGCAACATTTGGCGCGGAAAAACGGGAAGCGAAATGGGGATGGACCGGGCGACAGCCGATTATATGGGGATGTTGGCGACGGTGATGAACTCGCTTGCCCTGCAGGACAGCCTCGAGCAGCTCGGCGTCGAGACGCGGGTGCAGACGTCGATTGAAATGCGGCAAGTCGCCGAGCCGTACATCCGCCGGCGGGCGATCCGCCATCTTGAGAAAAAGCGGGTCGTCATTTTTGCTGCCGGCACGGGCAACCCGTATTTTTCGACCGATACGACGGCGGCCTTGCGGGCGGCGGAAATTGAAGCGGACGTCATTTTAATGGCGAAAAACAACGTCGACGGCGTCTACAGCGCCGATCCGAACGTTGACGCCAACGCTGTTAAGTACGACGAGCTGTCGTACTTGGACGTCATCAAGCAAGGGCTTGGCGTCATGGATTCGACTGCTTCATCGCTTTGCATGGACAACAACATTCCGCTTATCGTCTTTTCAATCATGGAAGAAGGCAACATTAAACGCGCTGTCTTAGGCGAAAACATCGGAACGATCGTAAGGGGGAAATAA
- the frr gene encoding Vegetative protein 12B, with the protein MAKQVIQQAKEKMDKAVQAFTRELASIRAGRANAGLLEKVTVDYYGVQTPINQLASISVPEARLLVIQPYDKSVIKEMEKAILASDLGLTPSNDGSVIRLVIPPLTEERRRELAKLVKKYSEDAKVAVRNIRRDANDELKKLEKNGEITEDELRSYTDDVQKLTDDHIAKIDAITKEKEKEVMEV; encoded by the coding sequence ATGGCAAAGCAAGTGATTCAACAGGCGAAAGAAAAAATGGATAAGGCCGTGCAAGCATTCACCCGCGAGCTGGCAAGCATTCGCGCCGGACGGGCGAACGCCGGGCTGCTCGAAAAAGTGACGGTTGATTATTACGGCGTCCAAACGCCGATCAACCAGCTTGCTTCGATCAGCGTGCCGGAAGCGCGCCTGCTCGTCATCCAGCCGTACGACAAATCGGTCATCAAAGAGATGGAAAAAGCGATTTTAGCATCGGATTTAGGGTTGACGCCATCAAACGACGGATCGGTCATCCGCCTTGTCATTCCGCCGTTGACGGAAGAGCGGCGCCGCGAGCTGGCCAAGCTTGTCAAAAAATATTCAGAAGATGCGAAAGTCGCGGTTCGCAACATCCGCCGCGACGCGAACGACGAGCTGAAAAAGCTCGAGAAAAACGGCGAAATTACGGAAGACGAACTTCGCAGCTACACTGATGATGTGCAAAAACTGACCGATGACCATATCGCCAAAATCGACGCCATCACAAAAGAGAAAGAGAAAGAAGTGATGGAAGTATAG
- the uppS gene encoding Undecaprenyl pyrophosphate synthase yields the protein MFNKIRKAKREDAPLTKEDVLGHPIPNHVAIIMDGNGRWAKKRALPRVAGHYEGMQVVRKITRFANELGIEILSLYAFSTENWKRPKTEVDYLMKLPEQFLTTFLPELVAENVKVQVIGHTEALPDHTRRAVEQAIHETSGNTGLILNFALNYGSRAEIAAAVKRIAEDVERGVLAPDDITEPLISSYLMTNGLKDPDLLIRTSGEIRLSNFMLWQLAYTELWFTDVLWPDFTEQHFLEAIAAYQRRDRRFGGVSAR from the coding sequence ATGTTTAATAAAATCCGAAAAGCGAAGCGGGAAGATGCCCCGCTGACAAAAGAGGATGTGCTTGGCCATCCGATTCCGAACCATGTTGCCATCATTATGGATGGGAACGGGAGATGGGCAAAAAAACGGGCGCTGCCGAGGGTGGCCGGCCATTACGAAGGCATGCAAGTCGTGCGCAAAATCACCCGTTTTGCCAATGAGCTTGGGATCGAAATTTTATCGCTTTACGCGTTTTCGACGGAAAACTGGAAACGGCCGAAAACGGAAGTCGACTATTTAATGAAGCTGCCGGAACAGTTTTTGACGACGTTTCTTCCCGAGCTCGTCGCCGAAAATGTCAAAGTCCAAGTGATCGGTCATACGGAGGCGTTGCCCGATCATACGCGCCGGGCGGTTGAGCAAGCGATTCACGAAACGAGCGGCAACACCGGCTTAATTTTAAACTTTGCGCTCAATTACGGAAGCCGGGCGGAGATTGCCGCCGCTGTAAAGCGGATCGCTGAGGATGTCGAGCGCGGGGTGCTCGCGCCGGACGATATTACGGAGCCGCTCATTTCCTCATACTTGATGACGAACGGCCTGAAAGATCCGGACTTGCTCATTCGCACAAGCGGAGAGATCCGCCTGAGCAATTTCATGCTTTGGCAATTGGCGTATACGGAACTTTGGTTTACAGACGTTTTATGGCCGGATTTTACGGAGCAACATTTTCTAGAGGCGATCGCTGCCTACCAGCGCCGCGACCGCCGGTTTGGAGGAGTGTCAGCGCGATGA